GAGGGTCTTCAATCCACCTACACCGTTTGCGACGTAGACGGTTCGTTCGCCTGCATCTGTTTCGACAACGTCAAGTCCATAAGTTGTGCCGCCAGAGGCATATTGATGTAACCATTTCGGCGACGCTGATTCGCTGATGTCTATTGTTTGGATGCCCCCCTTTCCGTCAGCGACATAAGCGAGTGTATCTTTGAGGACTATATCGGTCGCGTTGCCGGATGTAGGTTGTGTGGCGATACGCCGTGGCTGTTGTGGGTTACGCACATTAATAACATGAAGTCCTGTTTGCCTGTCTGTGAGATAGACGGTATTGTCTTGGAATTGAATACCTGTTGCGAGTCCTGGCGTATTAAGGCGGAAATCTATTTCGGGATTTTCGTCATCGGTAACGTCCACCAAGATGAGGTTGCCTGAAGCGACATAGGCGTGGGTCGTCCCTCTTGTCTCTTCGACCTCGTGGGCAGTGGAAAGAATTGGCACAACGCCGCGCACAACAAAATCACCGAATGGACTTGGATCGAGAATAAGAAGTCCGTGTCTGTCATCGCTGAAATAGACAGTGCCGTTGTGGATAGCAACATTGATCGGTGTGCCTGCTGTGCGAAAGAAACGTCGGGGACGCGGTATTTGCATATTGTGTATATCGCGTAAATTGAAAACAAGCATTCCACGCTCACGATCGAGTACGTATAGTTTGTCATCAGCGACTCGGACTCTGTGTACACTCGTGAACCCTCTGAGCGTCTTTACGAGACTCGGCTTATTCGGGACTGCGATATCAATGACTTGGACACCGGCAGCACCGTCAGCCACATAAGCGGTGTCTCCGGCGACGGTGACAGATTGCGCCCTGCCCGGCGTAGCAATCTCACCAATTCGAGCGGGGTGTGTCGGTGCTATTAACGTGAAGATTTCAAGTCCCCAATCACTCGCTGCGTAGAGGTGTGCGGCATTCCGATCCCCGATTGCAATGTCGGTATAATCACTGGCAAGATGGATTTGAGTCCTCGGTTCGAGGTGTGTCTCCGGGGTAAGCTGCACTAACGAAACACTCTGTTGGGTGAGATTCCCAAGGGCGTGGGTGACAGCGTCAGGCATAGTGTCCGACACACGCTGGCGCGGAATATCTACCGCACCAACGTTGTTAGCGACGGGCATATCCACGGCGACATAGCGAAAGGTCTGTGGAACATCTCCCGTTACCATTAGCACAATCTCACCGTCGCGTAGAAGCCCCGCTCTGCGAAGATGCCCTCTGTTTTTCGTGTCAAATGGGAGAGGTGTAACCACCGGGCGTCCGTTGGATGGCAGATAAAGGGTGGTCGCATAGAGGTTTCCTGAATTACTTCCAATCACCGATAGATCCAAGGTTTCGGGTAGATTCTCGAAGACAATGTAGTGTGCCCCCCATTGGTTGATGGGAATATCGTTCACCGCGTTCGGGTAACTGCGGACGCGCTGCACTACAGCACTCACCTTTCGATTACGTAGGGCAGCGTAACCGAGTTGTTTGCTTTGCGCCTGCGTGTTCACCCAATTCGCAAGCCCCCATTTCAGGAAGACTTCAGGGAATCTGTCCCTTCTTCCACCGCCTTCCAGGGCAGCGTCAATCGCGTGTTCGCCGAGTGCGTCCGTCTCTATAATACGGCGGATGAGTTCCGGGCCTCCATACTGTTCATAGAGATAAAGCATGAGCATAAAGGCACCGCCGTAATACACATCCGCTGTGTTTGTATAAGCAAGCGAAACACTCGGGTTTGCTAAGTAACCATCGACAAAGATGTTATGCACAGTGCCGTAAACTGCCCATTCGACAAAGCTCGCAGTGCCTTCCTCTAACCACCGCTGGTCAGTCGTCCCGCCGTTCTGGAACCAATTGATGAGATGTGCGAATTCGTGTGCAAGACTGCTATAAAAAGTATGTCGATCCCGTTCTCTGAACTGAAAAACGTCCATATAGAGCATTTCACGGCGGTTGCTATGTGGCAATGTCGGCAACTGATCGGCCGGCGCGAAATATCCACCGTAGTCCTTCCCAGATTGGTTCATGCCAACATCGTGCATCAGCAAGGTGATGCGGTTGTCTCTGTCGAGTCCGGGTTTCCATTCCGTTCCCATCCATTTGCGAACATTCGGGTAGATGCGGTTATCAAATTCTCTCGCGACGGCAGCAGCTTCGGCATCCGTAAACAGATCGCGCACTGAATTGTCAACATAGACATAGAGATGTTCACTTTTGGCAATACAGGTGGCGACTACCTCTGTCTCAGGAATATGAATAAAAAATCGCTCTACCTGTCCAATCTGAACAGGTGCGGCGGGCGCAGCCGGAATTTCTTCAAAAGGGTGTTGATGGAGGTGATCCTGATGCAGCAGCGGTGTTCCGCACAACCACGGATCCGCGAGCACGGGAGTCCCAATGACAAAAAAGATAAGGAGGATTGATGATATTAAAAGTCTCATGAGATGTGTCGTGTTCTATTGAGTTTAAATTTTTTGGGTGTAGCATTAATTTCACTACTCTCTATTTTACAACAGTTACGCCAGAAATTCAATTGAGATAGGAAATTCCCTTTACAGATCAAAATCCTTCTGATATACTCTCGCCATAATAAACGCTCAAAAGGGGGATCCCAATGTATCGTGTCGGTATCATCGGATTGGGCAATATCGCCTCCCGTTATTCAACGCCAGATGACCCTTATCCCTATTGCCACACAGGCGGCATCCGTTTCTGTGAAACAACCGAATTGGTCGCAGTCGCGGACATGTCCCAAGACCGCCAAACGGAGTTTCAACAGGTGTGGGGACCCGCTTTCCCAGCCAATTCCATAAACTACTACGAAACAGATACGCAGATGCTTGAAAGCGAAGATTTAGACATCGTTGCTGTCTGTGTCCGCGGACCGCATCACTTCAAGGTCATGCAAAACGTTTTGAAAGCGGACATCAAAGCCATCTTCCTCGAAAAACCCGCTGGATGTTCGCTTGAAGAGGTAGATACGATGACCGCGGGTGCTGACGCGAAAGGCATTCCGATTGTTGTTGACTACACACGCCACTGGGCCCCACACCTCATTCGCCTCCAATCGCTTATCAAGGATGGACTCATCGGTGAGGTGCAAACCGTCATCGGGTATTGCGGCGGGGGTGTGCTCTCCTTTGCTATCCACACGACAGATATGATTTGCCAATTCGCGGGTTATGATCCGGTTTCAGTGGCTGGATTCGTTTCTGGGGGTGGGGATGTCCCAGAGCCTTACGAACCTGAACCCGCGATTGTGGGCTCAACGATTCAATTTGAGAGCGGTGTTGTCGGTTTCCATGTCGGAAACCATGGCACACGTGGCGGGTTCTCCGTTGATGTCCTCGGCAGCGAAGGCAGCGTTCAGGCAGGATTTTATAGCAGCACGACTGTGCATAAAGAAGGAAAGTTAGTTGATAACGCCACTCTTGATTTACCTGAAAACGCCGGTCCGTTCAATGTCGCATATAAACAGATTACCGATTACTTAGACGGTGGACCGTTACCCGATTGTGCGCGTGATGATTACACCGCTGTCAATGAAATCGGCTTCGCTACCATTGAGAGCGACATTACTGGACAGACCGTCCAACTCCCGGGTCAGAACAGGAAACGGCTTATCTTCGCGAACGGCTAATATGAGGTTCATAATGGCACCATTCCCTAAACTTGATCCTCTATCTCGATTCTTTATGAAGTTTTACCGGGGGCGGCGTTATAAGGCATCACCGCATACACCGCTGCGCGTGCCATTGAATGAATGTAGGGTCTCTCTCATTACCACCGCCGGTTTTTTGCTTGAGGGGCAAAAAACTTTTGGGAACGGAGATTGTTCCTACCGCGAGATTCCAAATTCCGTTCAGACACAAGCACTCATAAACGGACATAAAAGTGCGGCTTACGATGAACGAGGGCTCGAAACGGATCCGAACCTCGCGTTGCCCCTTGATCGGTTCAGAGAGTTAGAGACTGAAGGCAAAATCGGATCCCTGAACCCTCGGCACTTCAG
This genomic interval from Candidatus Poribacteria bacterium contains the following:
- a CDS encoding T9SS type A sorting domain-containing protein, which gives rise to MRLLISSILLIFFVIGTPVLADPWLCGTPLLHQDHLHQHPFEEIPAAPAAPVQIGQVERFFIHIPETEVVATCIAKSEHLYVYVDNSVRDLFTDAEAAAVAREFDNRIYPNVRKWMGTEWKPGLDRDNRITLLMHDVGMNQSGKDYGGYFAPADQLPTLPHSNRREMLYMDVFQFRERDRHTFYSSLAHEFAHLINWFQNGGTTDQRWLEEGTASFVEWAVYGTVHNIFVDGYLANPSVSLAYTNTADVYYGGAFMLMLYLYEQYGGPELIRRIIETDALGEHAIDAALEGGGRRDRFPEVFLKWGLANWVNTQAQSKQLGYAALRNRKVSAVVQRVRSYPNAVNDIPINQWGAHYIVFENLPETLDLSVIGSNSGNLYATTLYLPSNGRPVVTPLPFDTKNRGHLRRAGLLRDGEIVLMVTGDVPQTFRYVAVDMPVANNVGAVDIPRQRVSDTMPDAVTHALGNLTQQSVSLVQLTPETHLEPRTQIHLASDYTDIAIGDRNAAHLYAASDWGLEIFTLIAPTHPARIGEIATPGRAQSVTVAGDTAYVADGAAGVQVIDIAVPNKPSLVKTLRGFTSVHRVRVADDKLYVLDRERGMLVFNLRDIHNMQIPRPRRFFRTAGTPINVAIHNGTVYFSDDRHGLLILDPSPFGDFVVRGVVPILSTAHEVEETRGTTHAYVASGNLILVDVTDDENPEIDFRLNTPGLATGIQFQDNTVYLTDRQTGLHVINVRNPQQPRRIATQPTSGNATDIVLKDTLAYVADGKGGIQTIDISESASPKWLHQYASGGTTYGLDVVETDAGERTVYVANGVGGLKTLEFTTPYQGTVTKRLPLPTHTITSNNRFEAADCTKIRVQNGHGYVATETGMSVVNLATDTIAAHIPTTSPVSDIALHEGYAYLCAGSLIVVDSRVPQQSRIISRRDMPGSAYRVVIDAAQPAHAYLAALEGGLHVFDITGPAVPRLVGSYATQGNATGVAIADERAYLLDSGIGVVVLDVSEPNKPKLQDAYEKDALPIDATVSGNALYLLSSNSVEVIDTRRLTVASSFRELRFPFELKLVGNTLYVADLYELRIFRVNIEGNRSLAVEEPTQSDWTPHAVNSALVNRLSQNFPNPFNPETWIPYQLASDTNVSLHIYDAQGKRIYFKALGYRKAGSHTVHWDGRNTSGESVASGVYFYAIQAGTFQATRKMLIKR
- a CDS encoding Gfo/Idh/MocA family oxidoreductase; protein product: MYRVGIIGLGNIASRYSTPDDPYPYCHTGGIRFCETTELVAVADMSQDRQTEFQQVWGPAFPANSINYYETDTQMLESEDLDIVAVCVRGPHHFKVMQNVLKADIKAIFLEKPAGCSLEEVDTMTAGADAKGIPIVVDYTRHWAPHLIRLQSLIKDGLIGEVQTVIGYCGGGVLSFAIHTTDMICQFAGYDPVSVAGFVSGGGDVPEPYEPEPAIVGSTIQFESGVVGFHVGNHGTRGGFSVDVLGSEGSVQAGFYSSTTVHKEGKLVDNATLDLPENAGPFNVAYKQITDYLDGGPLPDCARDDYTAVNEIGFATIESDITGQTVQLPGQNRKRLIFANG